A window of Cyclopterus lumpus isolate fCycLum1 chromosome 14, fCycLum1.pri, whole genome shotgun sequence contains these coding sequences:
- the dnajc18 gene encoding dnaJ homolog subfamily C member 18, whose product MDKDEADRLIEKAKLCLRSGRTDRALQLLYEAQNIYPSTRARVLIDAIVRNGGTAAPQANHVPPPAGWGDEDIRNNETSNVGAEDKKSFTEEQRQGVLRIKNCKDFYEILGVSKNACDEDLKKAYRKLALKFHPDKNFAPGATDAFKAIGNAYAVLSNPEKRQQYDQYGDQSAASNAPQPSSHSRHGYYRSFNRDFEADISPEELFNIFFGGRFPTGNIHVYTNQGASYSQFYQPRRRRAFERREEVVEDNNQSQNTFTALLQLLPVLVLILISVFTQMMATNPPYSLFYKPAIGLVVSRETQHMGVPYYVDKSFEKEYRGAALDELEKTIESDYIEHLQNSCWKEKQQKSDLANLGQLYRDERLKQKAESMRLDNCDKLHRLVGRQRGK is encoded by the exons ATGGACAAAGACGAGGCGGACCGGCTGATAGAGAAGGCGAAGCTGTGTTTACGGTCGGGGCGGACGGATCGGGCGCTGCAGCTGCTGTACGAAGCCCAGAATATTTACCCCAGCACCCGGGCCAGAG TGCTGATAGATGCCATCGTGAGGAATGGAGGCACCGCTGCTCCGCAAGCAAACCACGTACCGCCGCCGGCAGGCTGGGGAGACGAGGACATCAGGAACAATGAAACGAGTAACGTAGGGGCCGAAGACAAGAAGAGCTTCACCGAGGAGCAACGACAGGGTGTTCTCAG gaTAAAGAATTGCAAGGACTTTTATGAAATCCTCGGTGTTTCCAAAAATGCCTGCGATGAAGATTTGAAGAAGGCGTACAGGAAGTTGGCCCTCAAGTTTCACCCGGACAAGAACTTTGCTCCTGGAGCCACGGATGCTTTTAAAG CAATAGGCAATGCCTATGCAGTGCTGAGCAATCCAGAGAAGAGGCAGCAGTATGATCAATACGGAGATCAATCCGCAGCATCAAATGCACCCCAACCCTCCAGCCACAGTCGCCATGGATACTACCGAAGCTTCAACAGAGACTTTGAGGCCGACATTTCCCCCGAGGAACTCTTCAATATTTTCTTTGGAGGAAGATTTCCAACAG GAAACATCCACGTGTACACCAACCAGGGAGCCTCCTACTCTCAGTTCTATCAGCCTCGTCGTCGACGTGCTTTTGAGAGGCgcgaggaggtggtggaggacaACAACCAGAGTCAG AACACCTTCACAGcgctgctgcagcttctcccTGTGCTGGTGCTTATCCTCATATCAGTGTTTACTCAGATGATGGCCACTAACCCGCCCTACAGTCTCTTCTATAAGCC GGCCATAGGGCTGGTGGTGTCCAGGGAAACGCAGCACATGGGTGTACCGTACTATGTGGATAAAAGTTTTGAGAAGGAATACCGGGGAGCTGCGCTGGATGAACTGGAGAAAACTATTGAGAGCGACTATATTGAACATCTGCAGAACAGCTGCTGGAAAGAGAAACAGCAAA AATCTGACTTGGCCAACCTCGGACAACTGTACCGCGATGAGCGGTTAAAGCAGAAGGCGGAGTCAATGAGGCTGGACAACTGTGACAAACTGCATCGATTGGTTGGCCGCCAGAGAGGCAAATGA